A genomic region of Macaca thibetana thibetana isolate TM-01 chromosome 14, ASM2454274v1, whole genome shotgun sequence contains the following coding sequences:
- the BDNF gene encoding brain-derived neurotrophic factor isoform X2 codes for MFHQVRRVMTILFLTMVISYFGCMKAAPMKEANIRGQGGLAYPGVRTHGTLESVNGPKAGSRGLTSLADTFEHVIEELLDEDQKVRPNEENNKDADLYTSRVMLSSQVPLEPPLLFLLEEYKNYLDAANMSMRVRRHSDPARRGELSVCDSISEWVTAADKKTAVDMSGGTVTVLEKVPVSKGQLKQYFYETKCNPMGYTKEGCRGIDKRHWNSQCRTTQSYVRALTMDSKKRIGWRFIRIDTSCVCTLTIKRGR; via the coding sequence TTCCACCAGGTGAGAAGAGTGATGACCATCCTTTTCCTTACTATGGTTATTTCATACTTTGGTTGCATGAAGGCTGCCCCCATGAAAGAAGCAAACATCCGAGGACAAGGTGGCTTGGCCTACCCAGGTGTGCGGACCCATGGGACTCTGGAGAGCGTGAATGGGCCCAAGGCAGGTTCAAGAGGCCTGACATCATTGGCTGACACTTTTGAACACGTGATAGAAGAGCTGTTGGATGAGGACCAGAAAGTTCGGcccaatgaagaaaacaataaggACGCAGACTTGTACACGTCCAGGGTGATGCTCAGTAGTCAAGTGCCTTTGGagcctcctcttctctttctgctggaggaatacaaaaattacctggatgcTGCAAACATGTCCATGAGGGTCCGGCGCCACTCTGACCCTGCCCGCCGAGGGGAGCTGAGCGTGTGTGACAGTATTAGCGAGTGGGTAACGGCGGCAGACAAAAAGACTGCAGTGGACATGTCGGGCGGGACGGTCACAGTCCTTGAAAAGGTCCCTGTATCGAAAGGCCAACTGAAGCAATACTTCTACGAGACCAAGTGCAATCCCATGGGTTACACAAAAGAAGGCTGCAGGGGCATAGACAAAAGGCATTGGAACTCCCAGTGCCGAACTACCCAGTCGTATGTGCGGGCCCTTACCATGGATAGCAAAAAGAGAATTGGCTGGCGATTCATAAGGATAGACACTTCTTGTGTATGTACATTGACCATTAAAAGGGGAAGATAG
- the BDNF gene encoding brain-derived neurotrophic factor isoform X3: protein MLCAISLCARVRKLRSAGRCGKFHQVRRVMTILFLTMVISYFGCMKAAPMKEANIRGQGGLAYPGVRTHGTLESVNGPKAGSRGLTSLADTFEHVIEELLDEDQKVRPNEENNKDADLYTSRVMLSSQVPLEPPLLFLLEEYKNYLDAANMSMRVRRHSDPARRGELSVCDSISEWVTAADKKTAVDMSGGTVTVLEKVPVSKGQLKQYFYETKCNPMGYTKEGCRGIDKRHWNSQCRTTQSYVRALTMDSKKRIGWRFIRIDTSCVCTLTIKRGR from the coding sequence TTCCACCAGGTGAGAAGAGTGATGACCATCCTTTTCCTTACTATGGTTATTTCATACTTTGGTTGCATGAAGGCTGCCCCCATGAAAGAAGCAAACATCCGAGGACAAGGTGGCTTGGCCTACCCAGGTGTGCGGACCCATGGGACTCTGGAGAGCGTGAATGGGCCCAAGGCAGGTTCAAGAGGCCTGACATCATTGGCTGACACTTTTGAACACGTGATAGAAGAGCTGTTGGATGAGGACCAGAAAGTTCGGcccaatgaagaaaacaataaggACGCAGACTTGTACACGTCCAGGGTGATGCTCAGTAGTCAAGTGCCTTTGGagcctcctcttctctttctgctggaggaatacaaaaattacctggatgcTGCAAACATGTCCATGAGGGTCCGGCGCCACTCTGACCCTGCCCGCCGAGGGGAGCTGAGCGTGTGTGACAGTATTAGCGAGTGGGTAACGGCGGCAGACAAAAAGACTGCAGTGGACATGTCGGGCGGGACGGTCACAGTCCTTGAAAAGGTCCCTGTATCGAAAGGCCAACTGAAGCAATACTTCTACGAGACCAAGTGCAATCCCATGGGTTACACAAAAGAAGGCTGCAGGGGCATAGACAAAAGGCATTGGAACTCCCAGTGCCGAACTACCCAGTCGTATGTGCGGGCCCTTACCATGGATAGCAAAAAGAGAATTGGCTGGCGATTCATAAGGATAGACACTTCTTGTGTATGTACATTGACCATTAAAAGGGGAAGATAG